In a genomic window of Nomascus leucogenys isolate Asia chromosome 4, Asia_NLE_v1, whole genome shotgun sequence:
- the CLDN23 gene encoding claudin-23 has translation MRTPVVMTLGMVFAPCGLLLNLTSTLAPGWRLVKGFLNQPVDVKLYQGLWDMCREQSSSERECGQTDEWGYFEAQPVLVARALMVTSLAATVLGLLLASLGVRCWQDQPNFVLAGLSGVVLFVAGLLSLIPVSWYNHFLGDRDVLPAPASPVTVQVSYSLVLGYLGSCLLLLGGFSLALSFAPWCEERCRRRRKAPSAGPRRSSVSTIRVEWPELAPAIKYYSDGQHRPPPAQHRKPKVGFPMPRPRPKAYTNSVDVLDGEGWAAAESQDAPSCSTHPCDSSLSAPSCSTHPCDSSLPCDSDL, from the coding sequence ATGCGGACGCCGGTGGTCATGACGCTGGGCATGGTGTTCGCGCCCTGCGGGCTGCTGCTCAACCTGACCAGCACCCTGGCGCCCGGCTGGCGGCTGGTGAAGGGCTTCCTGAACCAGCCAGTGGACGTGAAGTTGTACCAGGGCCTGTGGGACATGTGTCGCGAGCAAAGCAGCAGCGAGCGCGAGTGCGGCCAGACGGACGAGTGGGGCTACTTCGAAGCCCAGCCCGTGCTGGTGGCGCGGGCACTCATGGTCACCTCGCTGGCCGCCACGGTCCTGGGGCTGCTGCTGGCGTCGCTGGGCGTGCGCTGCTGGCAGGACCAGCCCAACTTCGTGCTGGCAGGGCTCTCGGGCGTCGTGCTCTTCGTCGCTGGCCTCCTCAGCCTCATCCCGGTGTCCTGGTACAACCACTTCTTGGGGGACCGCGACGTCCTGCCCGCTCCGGCCAGCCCGGTCACGGTGCAGGTCAGTTACAGCCTGGTCCTGGGCTACCTGGGCAGctgcctgctgctgctgggcGGCTTCTCGCTGGCGCTCAGCTTCGCGCCCTGGTGTGAAGAGCGTTGTCGCCGCCGCCGCAAGGCGCCCTCCGCCGGGCCTCGCCGCAGCAGCGTCAGCACCATCCGAGTGGAGTGGCCCGAGCTGGCGCCCGCCATCAAGTACTACAGCGACGGCCAGCACCGACCGCCGCCTGCCCAGCACCGCAAGCCCAAGGTCGGCTTCCCCATGCCGCGGCCGCGGCCCAAGGCCTACACCAACTCGGTGGACGTCCTCGACGGGGAGGGGTGGGCGGCGGCCGAGTCCCAGGACGCTCCCTCGTGCAGCACCCACCCCTGCGACAGCTCGCTGTCCGCTCCCTCGTGCAGCACCCACCCCTGCGACAGCTCGCTGCCCTGCGACTCCGACCTCTAG